One Desulfonatronovibrio hydrogenovorans DSM 9292 DNA segment encodes these proteins:
- a CDS encoding Na(+)/H(+) antiporter subunit D — protein sequence MTSEIFVHPAVILGLGALLLPLFKGQARSVFLLAVPILAFGAVLSMSQGTYGIFHYMQWEVVFGRVDRLSLVFGYIMTLMCIIGTLYGLHVKDNGQHITAWLYVAGSLGVIFCGDFLSLFLFWEVMAFSSVFLVWYRKTDSALASGFRYLLVHGFGGVVLLAGIVIHYQNTGDLSFVHLNVAEPNLAIYLIMIGFILNAAVPPLHAWLPDAYGEATVMGSVFMCAFTTKTAVYALARGFAGMEILIPLGVIMALYGVVYAVLENDCRRLLAYHVISQVGYMVAGVGIGTQLAINGTVAHAFAHILYKGLLFMGCGAVLHMTGKSKFSDLGGLYKKMPWTFVFTLIGGLSISAFPLFSGFVSKSIIVAASFDEHIYWAAFLLTLASAGTFLHTGLKVPYFIWFGKNNCSKETWEKAKDPSWNMNAAMAIASVLCIFIGIYTPYLYNMLPYGIDFQPYTMYHFMEVMQILLFTALGFFLLIKKLAPEPTISIDLDWFYRIGSRKFIGLANKPVASTDSVWSEVYRKIGLAGLMGLAKGSSQFDRDDIDRVVDGTAYGVLRIGKNINRTQTGYIQEYLGIAVFLALIVAAFVFFL from the coding sequence ATGACAAGTGAGATCTTTGTTCACCCGGCTGTGATCCTCGGCCTGGGTGCTCTGCTCCTCCCTCTGTTCAAAGGCCAGGCCAGATCAGTGTTTCTGCTGGCCGTTCCCATCCTGGCCTTTGGCGCAGTCCTCTCCATGAGCCAGGGAACTTACGGCATATTTCACTACATGCAATGGGAAGTCGTGTTTGGCCGGGTGGATCGGCTCAGCCTGGTCTTTGGCTATATCATGACCCTCATGTGTATCATCGGCACCCTGTACGGGCTGCATGTCAAAGACAACGGTCAGCATATAACTGCCTGGCTTTACGTGGCAGGTTCCCTTGGGGTGATTTTCTGCGGCGATTTTTTGAGCCTGTTCCTGTTCTGGGAAGTCATGGCTTTTTCTTCGGTCTTCCTGGTCTGGTACCGAAAAACCGATTCTGCTCTGGCTTCAGGATTCAGGTATCTGCTGGTTCACGGATTCGGCGGCGTGGTCCTTCTGGCCGGGATAGTCATCCACTATCAGAACACCGGAGACCTCTCCTTTGTTCATCTCAACGTGGCTGAACCCAACCTGGCCATTTATCTGATCATGATCGGATTCATCCTCAACGCTGCTGTTCCCCCCTTGCATGCCTGGCTGCCTGACGCCTACGGCGAAGCCACTGTGATGGGATCGGTTTTCATGTGCGCCTTCACCACCAAAACTGCGGTCTACGCCCTGGCCAGAGGTTTTGCTGGCATGGAAATTCTGATTCCTCTGGGCGTAATCATGGCCTTGTACGGAGTTGTTTATGCTGTTCTGGAAAATGACTGCCGCCGGCTGCTGGCTTACCATGTAATCAGCCAGGTGGGGTACATGGTCGCAGGAGTGGGAATAGGGACCCAGCTGGCCATCAATGGAACCGTAGCCCACGCCTTTGCCCATATCCTGTACAAAGGACTTCTGTTCATGGGTTGCGGCGCGGTCCTGCACATGACAGGCAAGAGCAAATTCTCTGACCTGGGCGGTCTGTACAAAAAGATGCCCTGGACCTTTGTCTTCACCCTGATCGGCGGGCTGTCCATATCCGCATTTCCACTGTTCAGCGGGTTTGTCAGCAAATCCATAATCGTTGCTGCAAGTTTTGATGAACACATCTACTGGGCTGCATTTCTGCTGACCCTGGCCTCGGCTGGGACCTTCCTGCATACCGGACTCAAGGTTCCTTATTTCATCTGGTTCGGTAAAAACAATTGCAGCAAGGAAACCTGGGAAAAAGCCAAGGATCCATCATGGAACATGAACGCAGCCATGGCTATCGCCTCAGTGCTCTGCATTTTCATCGGTATTTACACCCCTTATCTCTATAACATGCTTCCCTACGGGATCGATTTCCAGCCGTACACCATGTACCACTTCATGGAAGTGATGCAGATCCTGCTTTTCACGGCCCTGGGATTTTTCCTGCTCATCAAAAAACTGGCCCCTGAACCAACCATCAGCATTGACCTGGACTGGTTCTACAGGATCGGTTCCAGAAAGTTCATAGGGTTGGCCAACAAGCCGGTAGCTTCCACCGACTCTGTCTGGTCAGAGGTATATAGAAAGATCGGGCTGGCTGGCCTTATGGGCCTGGCCAAAGGTTCATCCCAGTTTGACCGGGATGATATTGACCGGGTTGTTGACGGGACCGCTTATGGAGTTTTGAGGATAGGGAAAAACATTAACAGGACCCAGACCGGATATATTCAGGAATATCTAGGCATTGCCGTATTTCTGGCCCTTATTGTGGCTGCCTTTGTTTTCTTTTTATAA
- a CDS encoding monovalent cation/H+ antiporter subunit D family protein: protein MTEISSSSYVLLPLLITLIAPFAVWYFRTNINHRESVSFIAGAATFLSVLYLVPKVLAGNIYTYTLFTILPGITVSFAADGLALIFALVASFLWIFATSYNIGYMRSLNEHAQTRYYFCFAVAIFGAMGVAFSANIFTLYLFYEIITVFTYPLVAHHQDKEAYSGARKYLVYLMGTSKLFLLPAMIMTYVLCGTLDFHLGDMVQGIFPDDAPAHWVVLTYILYIAGLAKAAIIPLHNWLPSAMVAPTPVSALLHAVAVVKAGVFSICRVILSGFGLETMDSLYLGIPTAYVAAFTIVVASIIALTKDDLKARLAYSTVSQLSYVVLGVALLTPLAVAGGTMHIAHHAFSKITLFFGAGAIYVATHHKKISMMSGLGRKMPWTFGAFGIAALSMIGVPPVAGFASKWYLITGAMGAGQIIIVFALMASTVLNAAYFGPIIYKAFFEKPVSGVNLDEYREAPMTMVVPLCLTATISVILGVYPQIFHQFIALLGG, encoded by the coding sequence ATGACTGAGATTAGCTCATCTTCCTATGTGCTTCTCCCGCTGCTGATCACCCTGATTGCTCCTTTTGCCGTCTGGTACTTCAGAACGAACATCAACCACAGGGAGTCGGTATCCTTCATTGCCGGTGCAGCAACTTTTCTTTCTGTTCTGTATCTTGTCCCCAAGGTTCTGGCCGGAAACATATATACCTACACCCTGTTCACCATTCTTCCAGGGATAACCGTATCCTTTGCAGCTGACGGACTGGCCCTGATTTTCGCCCTGGTTGCTTCCTTTTTGTGGATATTTGCCACAAGCTACAACATCGGATACATGCGCTCCCTGAACGAACACGCCCAGACCAGATATTATTTCTGTTTTGCTGTGGCCATTTTCGGCGCCATGGGCGTGGCCTTCAGTGCCAACATCTTCACCCTTTATCTTTTCTACGAAATCATCACTGTCTTCACCTACCCCCTGGTCGCCCATCATCAGGATAAAGAGGCTTACAGTGGGGCCAGAAAATATCTGGTCTATCTCATGGGTACCTCCAAGCTTTTCCTGTTGCCGGCCATGATTATGACTTATGTCCTGTGCGGAACACTGGATTTCCACCTGGGCGATATGGTGCAGGGTATTTTCCCTGATGACGCTCCTGCTCATTGGGTCGTCCTGACCTATATCCTCTACATAGCAGGACTGGCCAAGGCTGCCATCATTCCCCTGCACAACTGGCTTCCCTCGGCCATGGTTGCACCTACTCCAGTATCCGCCCTGCTGCACGCTGTAGCAGTTGTCAAGGCTGGTGTCTTCTCCATCTGCAGGGTCATCCTTTCCGGCTTCGGTCTGGAAACCATGGATTCCTTGTACCTGGGCATTCCCACTGCATACGTGGCTGCATTCACCATTGTGGTCGCATCCATCATAGCCTTAACCAAGGATGACCTTAAAGCCAGGCTTGCCTATTCAACCGTCAGTCAGCTCTCCTATGTGGTTTTGGGGGTTGCCCTTCTCACTCCCCTGGCTGTTGCCGGTGGAACCATGCACATTGCCCACCACGCATTCAGCAAGATCACCCTCTTTTTTGGAGCTGGGGCCATATATGTAGCTACCCATCATAAAAAAATCAGCATGATGTCGGGACTTGGCAGGAAAATGCCATGGACTTTCGGTGCCTTTGGCATAGCCGCCCTTAGCATGATCGGGGTCCCGCCTGTGGCTGGATTTGCCTCAAAATGGTACCTGATCACAGGAGCCATGGGAGCAGGACAGATCATTATCGTTTTTGCCCTGATGGCCAGCACTGTTCTTAATGCTGCTTATTTCGGGCCCATCATCTATAAGGCTTTCTTTGAAAAGCCGGTGTCTGGGGTCAACCTGGATGAATATCGTGAAGCCCCCATGACCATGGTGGTTCCCCTTTGTCTGACTGCGACTATCTCAGTCATCCTGGGTGTCTACCCACAAATATTTCACCAGTTTATCGCTTTGCTGGGCGGCTAG
- the nuoK gene encoding NADH-quinone oxidoreductase subunit NuoK: protein MSPMTIYHLVAIFLLCLGLFGIMYRRTLVGMILGIELMLNGAGLSIMASAQLTPTPNEIGQIGTLLVMGIAAAEATLLLAILLVVSKRFKSVEAAKLTTMRG from the coding sequence ATGAGCCCCATGACCATCTATCACCTTGTTGCGATTTTCCTGCTTTGCCTGGGACTGTTCGGAATAATGTACAGAAGGACTCTGGTGGGCATGATCCTGGGAATTGAACTTATGCTCAACGGAGCAGGCTTAAGCATCATGGCTTCTGCCCAGCTCACCCCAACACCAAATGAAATCGGTCAGATCGGAACCCTTCTGGTAATGGGTATAGCAGCTGCAGAGGCCACCCTGCTCCTGGCCATACTGCTGGTGGTTTCCAAACGGTTCAAGAGTGTCGAGGCTGCAAAACTAACCACCATGAGAGGATAG
- a CDS encoding NADH-quinone oxidoreductase subunit J family protein, producing MENLAYIVLFGHITFIVVGGFMTVLAQSLVRALLGLIMTLFGVAGLYFLMAAPFIGLMQILIYVGAVSVLIFFAIMLTQAWSGGDEAKPKSRKTFVYALMGAIAPAVFLGMAVLRTSPPSIFTPEETDVKLLGRFLLEPYILPFELISLLLTVAMAGAVILGFERRKQR from the coding sequence ATGGAAAACCTGGCCTACATAGTCCTTTTCGGACACATAACATTCATTGTTGTCGGCGGGTTTATGACGGTGCTGGCCCAGAGTCTTGTCCGGGCCCTGCTGGGGCTTATCATGACTTTGTTTGGTGTTGCCGGACTTTACTTCCTCATGGCCGCCCCGTTTATCGGACTCATGCAGATACTTATCTATGTGGGGGCAGTCAGTGTCCTGATTTTCTTTGCCATCATGCTCACCCAGGCCTGGTCAGGCGGAGACGAAGCCAAACCAAAATCCAGAAAGACTTTTGTCTACGCCCTGATGGGGGCCATAGCTCCTGCCGTATTTCTGGGCATGGCAGTTCTTAGGACATCTCCGCCATCAATTTTTACTCCTGAAGAAACCGATGTAAAATTACTGGGACGCTTTCTCTTGGAACCCTATATCCTGCCCTTTGAGCTTATTTCCCTGCTTCTAACAGTGGCCATGGCCGGCGCAGTCATCCTCGGCTTTGAGAGGAGGAAACAAAGATGA
- a CDS encoding 4Fe-4S binding protein, protein MIKTLREALTGVWSMLVGLKITGKNFFQPQITVHYPRKTVESLEGYRGHIELVPKDDDPAATKCIACGTCYQLCPSSCINLRTRQQPSGSKQMLPPHPDMAFLPLELKQKFIHPHEVVREPESFHLDYNYCSLCGLCVQNCPANALRFSSDVYLAGYSRQEFEYDLLARLRYQAQKKEN, encoded by the coding sequence ATGATCAAAACTCTGCGTGAGGCCCTGACCGGCGTTTGGAGCATGCTGGTAGGACTCAAGATCACCGGAAAAAACTTCTTTCAGCCCCAGATCACAGTTCACTATCCAAGAAAAACTGTTGAATCTCTTGAAGGATACAGGGGACACATTGAACTGGTTCCTAAAGATGATGATCCCGCTGCCACTAAATGCATTGCCTGCGGGACCTGCTACCAGCTTTGTCCTTCAAGCTGCATCAACCTGCGAACCAGGCAGCAGCCTTCAGGATCAAAGCAGATGCTTCCTCCTCACCCGGACATGGCTTTTCTGCCTCTGGAACTAAAGCAGAAATTCATCCATCCCCATGAAGTGGTCCGGGAACCGGAGTCCTTTCACCTGGATTACAACTACTGCAGTCTGTGCGGCCTGTGTGTCCAGAACTGCCCGGCCAATGCCCTGCGTTTTTCCAGTGACGTCTACCTGGCCGGATACAGCAGGCAGGAATTTGAATACGATCTTCTGGCCAGATTACGGTATCAGGCCCAAAAAAAGGAGAATTAA
- the nuoH gene encoding NADH-quinone oxidoreductase subunit NuoH, whose amino-acid sequence MIELIPTQLIIIAVGLAAIMAFIGLNGLVLVYLERKVAGFIQRRPGPYEVGPYGLLQPLADGLKLVGKQMFTPSGADSFLYWLAPMLSMAPVLVCFLAIPFGPHLAIFSDLNVGLILILAFTGINVLALCLAGWASQNKYALLGAARDISQSVAYEIPLLLSVLPIVFMTGTFNLYEISAGQGSWPWQWHVFTQPLAFVIFFICALAETNRAPFDLPEAESELTAGFHTEYSGMGFGVFFLAEYAYMIIACSLATALFLGGWNGPVISGWWWFLAKVYLLLLVMMWFRWTYPRVRFDQLLNLCWKWLIPLTVINLLITALVVAL is encoded by the coding sequence ATGATTGAGTTAATTCCAACCCAGCTGATTATCATTGCTGTAGGTCTGGCCGCCATCATGGCCTTCATCGGGCTCAACGGGCTGGTCCTGGTCTACCTGGAAAGAAAGGTCGCCGGATTCATCCAACGAAGGCCAGGACCATACGAGGTAGGACCATACGGCCTTCTTCAACCCCTGGCAGACGGTCTCAAACTGGTGGGCAAACAGATGTTCACTCCCTCTGGAGCGGACAGCTTCCTTTACTGGCTGGCACCCATGCTGTCCATGGCCCCGGTATTGGTCTGCTTTCTGGCCATTCCCTTTGGTCCGCACCTGGCCATTTTCAGTGATCTCAACGTCGGACTGATCCTGATCCTGGCCTTTACCGGCATAAATGTCCTGGCCCTTTGTCTGGCCGGATGGGCCTCCCAGAACAAATACGCCCTGCTCGGCGCGGCCAGGGATATTTCACAGTCCGTTGCTTATGAAATCCCGCTCCTTCTTTCAGTCCTGCCCATTGTTTTTATGACCGGCACATTCAATCTGTACGAAATATCAGCCGGACAGGGTTCATGGCCCTGGCAATGGCACGTCTTCACCCAGCCTCTGGCCTTTGTGATCTTTTTCATCTGTGCCTTAGCAGAAACCAACAGGGCTCCCTTTGATCTGCCCGAGGCTGAAAGTGAGCTTACAGCCGGATTTCATACTGAATACTCGGGAATGGGATTTGGAGTATTCTTTCTGGCTGAATATGCATATATGATCATCGCCTGCAGCCTGGCAACCGCCCTTTTTCTGGGTGGGTGGAACGGACCGGTAATCTCGGGATGGTGGTGGTTCCTGGCCAAGGTTTACCTGCTGCTCCTGGTCATGATGTGGTTCAGATGGACCTATCCCAGGGTCCGCTTTGACCAGCTTCTGAATCTCTGCTGGAAATGGCTGATCCCCCTGACAGTCATCAACCTTCTAATTACAGCCCTGGTGGTGGCTTTATGA
- a CDS encoding NADH-quinone oxidoreductase subunit D translates to MNLDLRLNTSGDYYARKFQPTQREDTLILNMGPQHPSTHGVLRVLLEIDGEYIVRAEPVLGYIHRMHEKMAEVRTYVQYLPNMGRADYLHALAWNWAYVGAVERLMGIDVPERAEFIRVITCELNRINSHLLWWGAYLLDLGAFTPIMYAFADRERVMDILQRITGARLTYCYYRFGGVSADIDDRFITEVREFCLDMEERLKLFKSLVTDNIILRKRVEDIGHIDAETCRLYGATGPVLRGSGIEYDIRRAEPYSVYHRFDFKVPTYDEGDAMARYMVRMEEIEESINIITQALDALPQGQHINPLAPRRPCPPKGDIYFAVESGRGKVGIHLVSHGGESPYRLKLRAPSFSNLSLFAEVSAGTLLSDAVSILGSLDLVIPEIDR, encoded by the coding sequence ATGGGCCCTCAACACCCATCCACCCACGGAGTTCTGCGGGTACTGCTGGAAATTGACGGTGAGTACATTGTCCGGGCCGAGCCTGTACTGGGATATATCCACCGCATGCACGAAAAAATGGCCGAGGTCCGGACATATGTCCAGTATCTGCCCAACATGGGCCGGGCTGACTACCTCCACGCCCTGGCCTGGAACTGGGCCTATGTAGGGGCCGTGGAAAGACTTATGGGGATCGATGTCCCGGAACGGGCCGAGTTCATCAGGGTCATTACCTGTGAACTTAACCGAATCAACTCTCATCTGCTGTGGTGGGGAGCCTACCTTCTGGATCTGGGGGCCTTCACCCCCATCATGTATGCCTTTGCCGACCGGGAAAGGGTCATGGATATCCTTCAGCGGATTACCGGAGCCAGACTAACATACTGTTACTACAGGTTCGGAGGGGTCTCAGCCGACATTGATGACCGGTTTATTACCGAGGTCCGGGAATTCTGTCTGGATATGGAAGAAAGGCTCAAACTTTTCAAATCCCTGGTCACTGACAACATCATTCTGCGTAAACGGGTGGAGGATATCGGCCACATCGATGCTGAGACCTGCAGACTATACGGAGCAACAGGTCCGGTCCTTCGAGGGTCTGGTATTGAATACGACATCAGGAGAGCCGAACCCTATTCGGTTTACCACCGTTTTGACTTCAAAGTACCGACTTACGATGAAGGCGATGCCATGGCCAGATACATGGTCCGGATGGAAGAGATAGAGGAAAGCATCAACATCATTACCCAAGCTCTGGACGCCCTGCCCCAGGGCCAGCACATCAACCCTCTGGCCCCCAGAAGACCCTGTCCACCAAAAGGGGATATATATTTTGCAGTTGAAAGCGGACGAGGCAAGGTGGGAATCCACCTGGTCAGCCATGGCGGCGAATCACCTTATCGCCTGAAACTCCGGGCTCCGAGCTTTTCCAATTTGAGCCTCTTTGCCGAGGTGTCTGCAGGCACCCTTCTGTCGGATGCCGTGTCCATACTCGGAAGCCTGGATTTGGTCATCCCGGAGATAGACAGATGA